The Ignavibacteria bacterium genome has a segment encoding these proteins:
- a CDS encoding redoxin domain-containing protein: MAIKKGDTYKNFNLKNHKFENVNLNEYISKQNVILLFFPFVNTGVCEKELCSTRDNMDMYANLNAKVFAISVDSPFALKLWNDKFNFGFDLLSDFNKEVSELYGVLEENWVPAKWGLKGVAKRSAFVIDKNGIVQYTEVLDDPGKEPNYESIKSVLESLK, encoded by the coding sequence ATGGCTATAAAAAAAGGTGATACCTATAAAAATTTCAATCTGAAAAATCACAAATTTGAAAATGTAAATTTGAACGAATATATTTCAAAGCAAAACGTAATTCTGCTTTTTTTTCCATTCGTTAACACTGGAGTATGTGAGAAAGAACTTTGCTCAACTAGGGACAATATGGATATGTATGCAAATCTAAATGCGAAAGTATTTGCGATTAGTGTCGACAGCCCATTTGCACTAAAACTTTGGAATGATAAGTTTAATTTTGGTTTCGATTTATTGAGTGACTTCAATAAAGAAGTATCAGAGCTTTACGGAGTATTGGAAGAAAATTGGGTGCCAGCAAAATGGGGACTTAAAGGAGTTGCAAAACGCTCTGCATTTGTGATTGATAAGAATGGAATTGTGCAATACACGGAAGTGTTGGATGATCCAGGTAAAGAACCAAATTATGAATCGATTAAATCAGTTCTTGAATCTCTAAAATAA
- a CDS encoding dodecin domain-containing protein encodes MANSFEIIVRVGISTKSFSDAVEQAVKEAAKEGTVNWFKVEEHRGRVLPDGNLEFQATVNIGRKLN; translated from the coding sequence ATGGCAAATTCATTTGAAATAATTGTCCGCGTTGGTATTTCTACAAAAAGTTTTTCCGATGCGGTTGAACAAGCCGTAAAAGAGGCAGCAAAAGAAGGAACAGTAAATTGGTTTAAAGTAGAAGAGCACCGTGGACGAGTTTTACCTGATGGGAACTTAGAGTTTCAAGCTACAGTAAATATCGGAAGAAAATTAAATTAA
- a CDS encoding transcriptional repressor: MIANITHAVEIFTNFLRKGPYRVTPERFEVLENAYARNEHFSADELYLSMKNDGSNISRATVYNTLELLVTCGLLSKQNFLGKEARFEKIIGVLDHNHIICVNCGRITEFKSSAIQKVQESICDEYNFVAVNHSFNIYGYCKDLKKCKSGTSIEKN; encoded by the coding sequence ATGATTGCGAACATTACACATGCGGTGGAGATATTCACGAACTTTCTTCGGAAAGGTCCATATCGTGTTACACCCGAACGTTTCGAAGTACTTGAGAATGCTTATGCAAGGAATGAACACTTCAGCGCCGATGAATTATATCTAAGCATGAAAAATGATGGTTCGAATATTTCACGGGCAACAGTTTATAACACTTTAGAATTACTTGTCACTTGTGGATTGCTTTCGAAACAAAATTTTCTGGGTAAAGAAGCTCGATTCGAAAAAATTATCGGTGTACTTGATCACAATCATATTATTTGTGTGAATTGCGGCAGAATCACTGAGTTCAAGTCTTCCGCTATTCAAAAAGTTCAGGAATCTATTTGTGATGAATACAACTTCGTTGCAGTCAATCACAGTTTCAATATTTATGGTTACTGCAAGGACTTAAAAAAATGTAAATCTGGAACATCAATCGAGAAAAATTAA
- a CDS encoding ferrous iron transport protein A: MSFTLDKAAPGQNLVISFLPNGVIKSQLIRFGICEGERVRCMDRIFGGTVILQKNRLEIALGYDLAKSITVTNEN, from the coding sequence ATGTCATTCACTTTAGATAAAGCTGCACCAGGCCAGAATCTCGTAATTAGTTTTTTACCAAATGGAGTAATCAAATCCCAGTTAATAAGATTTGGGATATGTGAAGGCGAACGAGTTCGCTGCATGGATAGAATTTTTGGCGGTACAGTTATTTTGCAAAAGAATAGATTAGAAATTGCTTTAGGATATGATTTGGCTAAATCGATAACGGTAACAAATGAGAATTGA
- a CDS encoding ferrous iron transporter B, translating into MRIENSSNDQNEEDNLSQQNLDSENFPKTIVITGNPNVGKSLIFNHLSGLYAEVSNFPGTTVSLLTGKYKNAQIIDTPGIYGVSSFNDEERVARDVILNADVIVNVVNAVNLERDLFLTLQLIEMGKKVSVMLNMIDEVKKKNILIDSKKLSELLGVEVFETSAIRKIGFENLDNAIRSARQGKSDKTLNSKLEELKNICNSQASSLLLLEGDKYFSDKFNYKGPDYREEIYINRRNKVKEILDSVETEGTKQGIFFSKLGRLCLNPITGIPILFFVLTIMYFFVGDFVAQRVVGFTENTIGKNYFEFYTKSFVAKFTDTLIDVKILGEDESILNQRVFNFPEGTNSSPNLWKDLRNSIHEKENQVDFHFTHPFPTFLFGEFGVITMTISYLLFLLLPLVLAFYLSLAFLEDSGYLPRLAALVDKTFTKVGLNGRAIIPIILGFGCVTMATITTRMLSTEREKSIVTALLQFVIPCSAQLAVIAVLLSTAGFKALVIYSTVILSVMIASSAILNKLVPGESPPLLLDLPPMRWPRISNVSKKTFYRTFGFMKEAAPWFFVGAAGIGILQLTNLLQFWHSALSPLTVNFLQLPKEASTAFVMGMIRRDFGAAGLFDMNLSIDQIVVALITITLFVPCIASFVIMLKERGIKQGMIIWSFAWIFAFLIGGIVSQILI; encoded by the coding sequence ATGAGAATTGAAAACTCCAGCAACGATCAGAACGAAGAAGATAACCTTTCCCAGCAAAATCTAGATTCAGAAAATTTTCCTAAAACGATTGTCATTACCGGCAATCCAAACGTCGGCAAATCTTTAATTTTTAATCATCTTAGTGGTTTATATGCCGAAGTTTCAAACTTTCCTGGAACAACTGTTTCATTACTTACTGGCAAATACAAAAACGCTCAGATCATTGATACACCCGGAATTTACGGTGTTTCCTCTTTTAATGATGAGGAGAGAGTCGCTCGTGATGTAATTCTAAATGCTGATGTGATCGTAAACGTAGTAAACGCTGTAAATCTTGAGCGCGATCTTTTCTTGACTCTTCAATTAATCGAAATGGGTAAAAAAGTCTCCGTCATGTTGAATATGATCGATGAAGTCAAAAAAAAGAACATACTCATTGACTCAAAAAAATTATCTGAACTTCTTGGTGTAGAAGTTTTTGAAACAAGTGCAATCAGGAAAATCGGTTTCGAAAATCTTGATAATGCAATTCGTTCGGCTCGCCAGGGTAAAAGTGATAAAACTCTTAATTCCAAACTCGAGGAATTAAAAAACATTTGTAATTCACAAGCAAGTTCACTTTTGCTATTAGAGGGTGATAAATATTTTTCAGATAAATTCAATTACAAAGGTCCAGATTACCGAGAAGAGATCTACATAAACAGAAGAAATAAAGTCAAAGAAATTCTAGACTCAGTCGAAACGGAAGGAACAAAACAAGGAATTTTCTTCTCCAAGCTTGGTAGATTATGCCTCAATCCAATAACCGGAATTCCAATACTATTCTTTGTATTAACTATAATGTATTTTTTTGTTGGGGATTTTGTAGCACAACGTGTGGTTGGTTTCACAGAAAATACAATCGGGAAAAATTACTTCGAATTTTATACAAAATCATTTGTAGCAAAATTTACCGATACTTTGATAGATGTAAAAATCTTAGGAGAAGACGAATCCATATTAAATCAGAGAGTATTCAATTTCCCCGAAGGCACTAATTCGAGTCCCAATCTTTGGAAAGATTTAAGAAATTCTATTCATGAAAAAGAAAACCAGGTAGATTTTCATTTCACACATCCATTCCCTACTTTTCTGTTTGGTGAGTTCGGTGTTATAACGATGACAATTAGTTATCTATTATTTTTATTGCTTCCGCTTGTTCTTGCATTTTATTTATCGCTTGCATTTTTGGAAGACAGCGGTTATTTGCCTCGCTTAGCAGCACTTGTTGATAAAACCTTCACAAAGGTTGGATTAAATGGAAGGGCTATCATTCCAATAATTCTCGGTTTCGGATGCGTAACCATGGCAACAATTACAACTCGAATGCTAAGTACTGAACGAGAGAAAAGCATAGTGACTGCACTATTACAATTTGTAATTCCATGCTCGGCACAATTGGCAGTTATTGCAGTCCTTCTAAGCACTGCTGGATTTAAAGCATTGGTTATTTATTCAACCGTCATTTTATCGGTGATGATCGCTTCAAGCGCAATTCTTAATAAATTAGTACCAGGCGAAAGTCCACCCCTTTTGCTCGATCTCCCGCCAATGCGATGGCCAAGGATCAGTAATGTTTCCAAAAAAACTTTTTACAGAACATTTGGTTTTATGAAAGAAGCTGCACCATGGTTCTTTGTTGGTGCTGCAGGCATCGGAATTTTACAGCTTACAAATTTACTTCAGTTTTGGCACTCAGCATTGAGTCCGCTTACAGTCAATTTTCTACAACTTCCGAAAGAAGCATCAACAGCATTTGTCATGGGAATGATCAGGAGAGATTTCGGCGCAGCAGGTCTATTCGATATGAATTTATCTATTGATCAAATTGTTGTTGCATTAATTACAATTACTTTGTTTGTTCCTTGTATCGCTTCTTTCGTTATCATGCTTAAGGAAAGAGGGATCAAACAAGGTATGATAATATGGAGCTTTGCATGGATCTTCGCGTTTTTGATTGGCGGAATTGTAAGTCAGATTTTAATTTAA
- the apbC gene encoding iron-sulfur cluster carrier protein ApbC, which yields MTKITDKLILSALEQVNDPDLNKDLVSLKMIKDIQISGDNIKVKVELTTPACPLKDKIKQDCIDAIRKEVPQVKNIEIEMGASVRSHVNEIKAQLLPGVKNTIAVASGKGGVGKSTVAVNLAVALAKDGAKVGLIDADVYGPSIPLMLGVNGKPKMIGREDNYKIIPLENYGVKLMSIGFLVDDNTPVIWRGPMASGAVKQFMSDVEWSDLDYLIFDLPPGTGDIQLTLVQLIPLTGAVIVTTPQDVALIDARKGLKMFDRVNVTILGIIENMSYFLAPDTGKRYEIFGYGGGQKAAQELNVPFLGEIPINPQIRVGGDAGKPIVIQNPECEEAKKIQEIARSMAAQVSIRNVSSPIIPKIEILTNN from the coding sequence ATGACTAAGATTACTGATAAATTAATTTTAAGTGCATTAGAACAAGTTAATGATCCTGATCTTAATAAAGATTTAGTCAGTCTTAAAATGATCAAAGACATTCAAATTTCAGGTGACAATATAAAAGTAAAAGTTGAATTAACTACACCTGCATGTCCATTAAAAGATAAAATAAAGCAAGATTGCATTGATGCAATTCGAAAGGAAGTACCTCAAGTTAAAAATATCGAAATTGAAATGGGAGCCTCCGTCCGCAGTCATGTTAATGAAATTAAAGCCCAGCTTCTTCCGGGAGTAAAAAATACTATCGCAGTTGCAAGTGGTAAAGGAGGAGTTGGTAAATCTACAGTTGCAGTTAATCTTGCAGTTGCCTTAGCAAAAGATGGTGCGAAAGTTGGCTTAATTGATGCAGATGTTTACGGTCCAAGTATTCCTTTGATGCTTGGCGTAAACGGTAAACCTAAAATGATCGGCAGAGAAGATAATTACAAAATTATTCCGCTTGAAAATTATGGTGTAAAGTTAATGTCTATCGGTTTTCTGGTAGACGATAATACCCCTGTCATTTGGCGAGGTCCGATGGCGAGCGGAGCGGTAAAACAGTTCATGTCTGATGTTGAGTGGAGCGACCTCGATTATCTCATATTTGACCTGCCCCCCGGTACAGGTGATATTCAACTAACACTCGTTCAACTCATTCCTTTAACAGGAGCTGTTATTGTAACAACCCCGCAAGATGTCGCTTTAATTGATGCACGCAAAGGATTGAAAATGTTTGATCGGGTCAACGTAACAATTCTCGGTATTATCGAAAACATGAGCTACTTTCTTGCTCCGGACACCGGCAAGCGTTATGAGATCTTTGGATACGGCGGAGGGCAAAAAGCTGCTCAAGAATTAAATGTCCCTTTCTTGGGAGAGATCCCAATCAATCCACAAATTCGAGTCGGGGGAGATGCAGGAAAACCTATTGTCATTCAAAATCCAGAATGCGAAGAAGCTAAGAAAATTCAAGAAATAGCAAGGAGCATGGCGGCACAAGTGAGCATTAGAAATGTTTCATCTCCAATCATTCCCAAGATAGAGATACTGACAAATAATTAA
- a CDS encoding NifU family protein — protein MEDLRKRIEKAIDSVRPYLHADGGDVEVVNVTEDGIVEVKLVGACGTCPMSQMTLRAGVERALMREVPEVKRVEAITG, from the coding sequence ATGGAAGACCTCCGTAAAAGAATAGAAAAAGCAATCGATTCCGTAAGACCATATCTTCATGCCGATGGCGGTGATGTTGAGGTTGTAAATGTTACTGAAGATGGAATCGTTGAAGTAAAACTCGTTGGTGCCTGCGGTACCTGCCCTATGTCACAGATGACACTTCGTGCCGGCGTTGAGCGTGCATTGATGAGAGAAGTTCCGGAAGTAAAACGCGTCGAAGCGATAACTGGATAA
- a CDS encoding AI-2E family transporter, whose product MALTQDNLTKKIIKYLLILLSIIGVVYFSIQIFNLIVILAVAILISFILKPLVKYVEFFKIQKTYSVMVVLGSALFLIGFLVYYFIPIFSNQFENLLVSLRDLKIQELLNKLDKSITEIFPLVKPGELSDRLSRLIQTSVESFFTDISGFVGEVLLFAAFLVIVPFITFFILKDGRELKLGFINLLPNRYYEMAYRVINKVDKEIGRFVRGWILDACFVGVASTIGLYFLGIDNFAMIGLIAGIGHLIPYFGPIIGGIPALLVSFYQFGDFSMFIPILLLFTLIYTIDNGLVQPYVFAKSVNMHPVVIIFLILTGGQLIGIAGMLLAVPVANVVRVAATEIYNGYKEYKIVRT is encoded by the coding sequence ATAGCTTTGACTCAAGATAATTTGACAAAAAAAATTATCAAGTATCTTCTGATATTATTATCCATTATCGGAGTAGTATATTTTTCCATTCAGATTTTTAATTTGATAGTGATTCTTGCAGTTGCGATACTCATTTCATTCATACTGAAACCGTTAGTTAAATATGTCGAGTTTTTTAAGATCCAAAAAACTTATTCTGTGATGGTTGTTCTAGGAAGTGCATTATTTCTGATTGGGTTTTTAGTCTATTACTTCATCCCGATATTTTCTAATCAATTTGAAAATTTACTTGTATCACTTCGCGACTTAAAAATTCAGGAACTCCTTAATAAATTAGACAAGTCTATAACAGAAATTTTCCCACTTGTAAAGCCGGGAGAATTATCAGATAGATTATCCAGACTTATTCAAACGTCGGTTGAAAGTTTCTTTACGGACATTTCCGGATTCGTTGGGGAGGTTCTATTATTTGCTGCGTTTTTGGTCATTGTACCATTCATCACATTTTTCATTTTGAAAGATGGAAGAGAATTGAAACTTGGATTCATTAATTTGCTGCCGAATCGATACTATGAAATGGCATACAGAGTCATAAATAAAGTCGATAAGGAAATTGGCAGATTTGTTCGCGGCTGGATACTCGATGCGTGTTTTGTTGGAGTGGCTTCAACCATAGGGCTTTATTTCTTAGGCATAGACAATTTTGCTATGATTGGTCTAATCGCAGGAATCGGTCATTTGATACCTTACTTCGGTCCAATAATTGGTGGTATACCGGCATTGCTTGTTTCATTCTACCAGTTTGGCGATTTCTCGATGTTCATTCCGATTTTATTACTATTCACTTTGATTTATACAATTGATAATGGCTTAGTTCAACCATATGTCTTTGCAAAAAGTGTGAACATGCATCCCGTAGTGATAATATTCTTAATTTTGACTGGTGGACAATTGATTGGAATTGCTGGAATGTTACTAGCCGTCCCCGTTGCAAATGTTGTTAGAGTTGCTGCTACAGAAATTTATAACGGATATAAAGAATACAAAATCGTTAGAACTTAA
- a CDS encoding thiol:disulfide interchange protein, with product MKRILFILFVLTNLSFSRDVLTIDGKSNFEKLHAGSELKVALNLKINPEWHINSHKPNDEFLIPTKISIKSEIGLTFSNVTYPKPHDIELGFSDEPVSVFEGENNIIGIIQIPNDLVIGNYEFEVIFEYQACNDQTCLPPKRIKIPFKFELVSVSTPIIQVNSELFQGTELKSEVDEKKNTEDSLINEENLLLSFILIFLGGLALNLTPCVYPLIPITIGFFGGQSEQKTGKLFLLSGLYVLGMAITYSAIGVVTALSGSLFGAALQNPFVLIFIALVLIGLSLSMFGLYEFQLPSSWVAKFGGAKGGTFGALFMGLTMGIVAAPCIGPFVIGLLTFVGAKADVVLGFFMFFVLALGLGMPYLFLGVFSGKIKNLPRSGEWMVAVKKIFGFILVGMALYFILPLLPKNISGYILPVFMTLASLYLLFFDRMGEGIRTFNIFKKVFLTIVVFVGAWFLIPSSANSVVWEEVSEIKFGGQPTIVDFYADWCIPCKELDAITFTDQSVIDESKRFRTLKVDLTNTGDEQIQKMMKRFEIVGVPTVIFFNDDGKEIERITQFVRPAEFLKLMKSVK from the coding sequence ATAAAGCGAATTTTATTTATTCTTTTTGTGCTTACAAATTTATCATTCAGTCGAGATGTTTTGACCATCGACGGAAAATCAAATTTTGAAAAACTTCATGCGGGTTCGGAGTTAAAAGTTGCGCTGAATTTAAAGATAAATCCCGAATGGCATATTAATTCGCATAAACCGAATGACGAATTTTTAATACCAACTAAGATCAGTATCAAATCAGAAATCGGTTTAACTTTTTCAAATGTAACCTATCCCAAACCGCATGATATTGAACTTGGTTTTTCAGATGAACCTGTTTCAGTGTTTGAAGGGGAGAATAATATCATTGGTATAATTCAAATTCCTAATGATTTGGTAATTGGAAATTATGAATTTGAAGTGATCTTTGAATATCAAGCGTGCAATGACCAGACCTGCCTCCCTCCAAAAAGGATAAAGATACCGTTCAAATTTGAGCTTGTGAGTGTTAGTACTCCTATTATACAAGTGAATTCCGAATTGTTTCAAGGTACTGAATTGAAATCAGAAGTAGACGAAAAAAAAAATACTGAAGACTCGCTGATCAACGAAGAAAATTTACTTCTTTCGTTCATTTTAATTTTTCTTGGAGGACTTGCACTTAATTTAACACCCTGCGTTTATCCTTTAATTCCGATAACAATTGGATTTTTTGGAGGGCAAAGTGAACAAAAAACTGGAAAGTTATTTTTGCTTTCCGGGCTTTATGTTTTAGGAATGGCTATCACATATTCTGCGATTGGAGTGGTTACAGCTTTGAGCGGAAGTTTGTTCGGAGCCGCACTTCAGAATCCATTTGTATTAATTTTTATTGCACTTGTTTTGATTGGCTTGTCCTTAAGTATGTTCGGTTTGTATGAGTTTCAGCTTCCAAGTTCTTGGGTGGCAAAATTTGGAGGGGCGAAGGGAGGAACTTTTGGTGCGTTATTCATGGGATTAACTATGGGTATTGTTGCTGCGCCATGTATTGGTCCGTTTGTAATTGGACTCCTAACATTTGTCGGAGCAAAAGCAGATGTAGTGCTGGGATTCTTTATGTTTTTTGTTCTTGCTCTAGGACTCGGCATGCCTTATTTATTTCTTGGTGTATTCTCTGGAAAAATTAAAAATCTGCCTCGCTCAGGTGAGTGGATGGTTGCTGTAAAGAAAATATTCGGATTTATTCTTGTAGGTATGGCACTCTATTTTATTCTTCCATTACTTCCTAAAAATATTTCTGGTTATATATTACCTGTGTTTATGACCCTTGCGTCACTTTATCTTTTATTTTTTGATAGAATGGGAGAAGGGATTCGTACGTTTAATATATTTAAAAAAGTTTTTTTGACGATTGTAGTTTTTGTTGGCGCCTGGTTTTTGATTCCATCTTCTGCAAATTCAGTTGTGTGGGAAGAAGTATCTGAAATCAAGTTTGGCGGACAGCCCACAATTGTTGACTTCTATGCTGATTGGTGTATTCCATGCAAAGAACTTGATGCGATTACATTCACTGATCAGAGTGTAATAGATGAATCAAAACGCTTTCGCACTTTGAAGGTTGATCTAACAAACACCGGTGATGAACAAATTCAAAAAATGATGAAACGTTTTGAAATTGTTGGGGTACCGACTGTGATCTTTTTTAATGATGATGGGAAAGAAATTGAACGTATAACTCAGTTTGTAAGACCTGCTGAATTTTTGAAATTGATGAAAAGTGTAAAATAA
- a CDS encoding NAD+ synthase, whose protein sequence is MIIALASINPTVGKINYNFKKIKENVNKAIHRRADLIIFPELSICGYPPLDLLDKKTFIDECIEVLNDVAKLSEKISIVVGGITRDTDMIGTNNFNSAIFCEKGKIKSIHNKTLLPNYDVFDEVRYFEPSKNIFLSQIGGKKIGISICEDAWNDKDFWMHRKYENDPAEFIVKQKPDFLINISASPFSIGKEKIRTEMFSQIAKKNNLPIIFVNQVGANTDLIFDGGCKVYDSNGNLIIASNRFDEQLVFFDTEKKYDILDYNPADDIEDIFNALVLGIRDYCSKSRFDKIVLGLSGGIDSALVAALAASAIKPKNVLCVLMPSQYSSEGSVKDSQKLINNLGVNGTSIPINMLFNEYKTSLKNEFAGTNEDIAEENLQSRIRGNLLMALSNKFGYLLLATGNKSEFATGYATLYGDMCGGLAPISDLYKTTVYKLARFMNKESEIIPEEIIQKIPSAELKPNQTDQDTLPPYEILDKILYQYIEESKEEDEIIKSGFERELVRKTLKMVDRAEYKRKQAAPGLKVTNKAFGTGRRFPIVQGWR, encoded by the coding sequence ATGATAATCGCATTAGCTTCAATTAATCCGACAGTCGGAAAGATTAATTATAACTTCAAGAAAATTAAGGAGAATGTCAACAAAGCAATTCATCGCCGAGCAGATTTAATTATTTTCCCTGAACTTTCAATATGCGGCTATCCTCCATTGGATCTTTTAGATAAAAAGACATTCATTGATGAGTGTATTGAGGTATTAAATGATGTTGCGAAGTTATCAGAAAAAATTTCGATTGTGGTCGGAGGTATAACTCGCGACACGGATATGATTGGAACAAATAATTTTAATTCCGCTATATTTTGCGAGAAGGGGAAGATTAAATCAATTCACAATAAAACCCTTTTGCCGAACTACGATGTTTTTGATGAGGTTAGATATTTCGAACCGTCGAAAAATATTTTTCTTTCTCAGATTGGGGGAAAAAAAATTGGAATCTCAATTTGTGAAGATGCTTGGAATGATAAAGATTTTTGGATGCATAGAAAGTATGAGAATGATCCGGCTGAATTTATTGTCAAACAAAAACCAGATTTTTTAATCAATATATCGGCGAGCCCTTTCAGTATAGGGAAGGAAAAAATACGAACTGAGATGTTTTCCCAAATCGCGAAAAAAAATAATCTTCCAATAATATTTGTTAATCAAGTTGGAGCAAATACCGATTTAATTTTTGACGGTGGATGTAAGGTATATGACAGCAACGGAAATCTGATTATTGCATCTAATCGATTCGATGAGCAATTAGTGTTTTTTGATACTGAAAAAAAATATGACATTTTAGATTATAATCCAGCTGATGACATCGAAGATATATTCAACGCTCTTGTTCTTGGAATTCGAGACTACTGCTCGAAATCTCGGTTTGATAAAATAGTGCTTGGATTAAGCGGAGGAATTGATTCAGCATTGGTTGCAGCTCTTGCAGCGTCTGCTATTAAACCTAAAAATGTACTTTGCGTCCTGATGCCATCGCAATATTCAAGTGAGGGAAGTGTTAAAGATTCTCAGAAGTTGATAAATAATCTGGGTGTTAATGGAACATCTATTCCAATCAACATGTTATTCAATGAATATAAAACAAGTTTAAAAAATGAGTTTGCTGGAACAAATGAAGATATCGCTGAGGAGAATCTGCAATCAAGAATTAGAGGAAATCTTTTGATGGCACTTTCTAATAAGTTTGGATATTTACTGCTTGCCACTGGGAATAAATCAGAATTCGCCACCGGTTATGCAACTTTATACGGTGATATGTGTGGCGGTTTAGCTCCGATTTCAGATCTATATAAAACTACTGTATACAAACTTGCTAGATTTATGAACAAAGAATCCGAAATCATTCCCGAAGAGATAATTCAAAAAATTCCTTCTGCAGAATTAAAACCAAATCAAACAGATCAAGATACTCTACCACCTTATGAGATTTTAGACAAGATTTTATATCAATACATAGAAGAATCGAAGGAGGAGGATGAAATTATTAAATCAGGATTTGAACGTGAGTTAGTTAGAAAAACATTGAAAATGGTTGATAGAGCTGAATATAAGCGGAAACAGGCTGCACCAGGACTAAAAGTAACAAACAAAGCATTTGGAACGGGAAGAAGATTCCCAATTGTACAAGGATGGAGATAA